GCTCGACAGCGCGCTCCATCTTCTCCTCGGCTTCGAGAAGCGTCTCCTCGATCACCTGCTCCGTCGCCTCCTTCTGGTGGTTCCTGTCCTGCGTGGCCGCTCGGCGGGCGTGCCGGCGGACAACCGTCCGTCAGGCCGTGATCAAGGTACCGATACGTTCGCCGGCGACCGCGCGCACGATCGTGTCGTCGCCCTGCGCGCCGAAGACCAGCATCGGCAGGTCGTTGTCCATGCAGAGGCTGAAGGCCGCGGCGTCGGCCACCCGCAGTCCGCGCCGGAGCGCCTCGGCGAAGGTCACGGTGTCCAGCTTGCGGGCGGTGGGGTCGGTACGCGGATCGGCCGTGTACACCCCGTCGACGCCGTTCTTGCTCATCAGCACCACGTCGGCGTGGATCTCCAGGGCCCGCTGCGCCGAGACCGTGTCCGTCGAGAAGTACGGCATGCCGGCCCCGGCGCCGAAGATCACCACGCGGCCCTTCTCCAGATGACGGATGGCACGTAGTGGGATGTAGGGCTCGGCGACCTGGGCCATGGTGATCGCGCTCTGCACTCGTGTCTCCACGCCTTCCTTCTCCAGGAAGTCCTGCAGAGCCAGGCAGTTCATCACGGTGCCGAGCATGCCCATGTAGTCGGCGCGGGCGCGGTCCATGCCGCGCTTCTGCAGTTCGGCGCCACGGAAGAAGTTGCCGCCACCGACCACGACGGAGACCTGCACGCCGAGCCGGGACACGGTCGCGATCTGCCGGGCGATGTCCTGCACCACGTCCGGGTCGACCCCGATCGCCCCGCCGCCGAAGACCTCCCCGGACAGCTTCAGGACGACCCGCCGGGACCGTCCGGGCGGGGGTGCCGTGGGGTCGTCCGCCGCCAGCGTGTGCCCACTCACTACCTGCGTCATCCGACCCGCCCTTCCCTAGCTGCCGTCAGCGCCGCACTGCCCACACTACGGAACGAGGAGGCCGTAGTGCCTGTCACGTACACCAACGGCCTCCTCTATCGATCGCTTTCACCTGTCCGTCGGCCTGGCCGACGGACAGGTCTGGCCCACGGATCAGGCCTGGCCGACCTCGAACCGCAGGAAGCCGGTGACGTCGATGCCAGCCTCGGCGAGCACCTGCT
The sequence above is a segment of the Solwaraspora sp. WMMD406 genome. Coding sequences within it:
- the pyrH gene encoding UMP kinase, which encodes MTQVVSGHTLAADDPTAPPPGRSRRVVLKLSGEVFGGGAIGVDPDVVQDIARQIATVSRLGVQVSVVVGGGNFFRGAELQKRGMDRARADYMGMLGTVMNCLALQDFLEKEGVETRVQSAITMAQVAEPYIPLRAIRHLEKGRVVIFGAGAGMPYFSTDTVSAQRALEIHADVVLMSKNGVDGVYTADPRTDPTARKLDTVTFAEALRRGLRVADAAAFSLCMDNDLPMLVFGAQGDDTIVRAVAGERIGTLITA